In Vicinamibacterales bacterium, a genomic segment contains:
- the mutL gene encoding DNA mismatch repair endonuclease MutL, with product MPRISRLPPELANQIAAGEVVERPASVVKELVENALDAGARRIAVSVDLGGKKLIRVEDDGEGMEPEDARLAIERHATSKIRHADDLGAIQTLGFRGEALPSIASVSHFTLRTRARGAQSGTEIKVNAGVVASIREVGSPEGTAIEVADLFYNLPARRKFLKSDTAETTQISRLVTQMALGYPEVGFTLVSGGATGQGRTLLQCPPAAGLRERFFQLYGERADLVDVRKDAAGLRIEGFAAALGDHGPTRGAQNVFVNRRIVKDRTIAHAIIEAYSVATIKERSPEVHLFIEIAPDRVDVNVHPTKAEVRFLEGSLVHQVLRRALGEALGTPRAPELTLSAAPWRADEPRAAALPELWARTANPSSLVPDPGSFIPDPESRITDPGIQDSGSVIRDSGSAIRDEGFTVRPMIPLGQFRETFIIAVDDEGVAIIDQHVAHERVLFEQLMERLTSGRLESQRMLAPIVVDLPPAQREALKGHAARLERLGLEIEEFGGDSVRLSAVPALLAPGECEAAVRALANDLEGLGAGSGADEALRRIAATMACHAAVKANYPLTLDKMRYILDELRRTAYSSVCPHGRPVVLRLTRREIEKNFQRI from the coding sequence ATGCCGCGAATTTCCCGACTGCCTCCCGAGCTCGCCAACCAGATCGCCGCCGGCGAAGTGGTCGAACGGCCCGCGTCGGTGGTCAAGGAGCTGGTCGAGAACGCCCTCGATGCCGGGGCGCGGCGCATCGCCGTCTCGGTCGATCTCGGCGGCAAGAAGCTGATTCGCGTCGAAGACGACGGCGAGGGGATGGAGCCGGAGGATGCGCGGCTCGCCATCGAGCGCCACGCCACCAGCAAGATCCGCCACGCCGACGATCTCGGCGCGATTCAGACGCTCGGGTTTCGCGGCGAGGCGCTCCCCAGCATCGCATCGGTGTCGCACTTCACGCTGCGCACGCGCGCGCGGGGGGCTCAGAGCGGAACCGAGATCAAGGTGAACGCCGGCGTCGTCGCCTCGATCCGCGAAGTCGGCTCGCCGGAGGGAACGGCGATCGAGGTCGCGGATCTCTTCTACAACCTGCCGGCGCGGCGCAAGTTCCTCAAGTCCGACACCGCCGAGACGACGCAGATCTCCAGGCTGGTCACGCAGATGGCGCTGGGGTATCCCGAGGTCGGCTTCACGCTCGTCAGCGGCGGCGCGACGGGGCAGGGGCGGACGCTGCTGCAATGCCCGCCGGCCGCCGGGCTGCGGGAGCGGTTCTTCCAGCTGTACGGCGAGCGCGCGGATCTCGTCGACGTGCGAAAGGACGCCGCGGGGCTTCGCATCGAAGGGTTCGCCGCCGCGCTCGGCGACCATGGCCCGACCCGCGGCGCGCAGAACGTCTTCGTCAACCGCCGCATCGTCAAGGACCGGACCATCGCGCACGCGATCATCGAGGCCTACAGCGTCGCGACGATCAAGGAGCGCAGCCCCGAGGTGCATCTCTTCATCGAGATTGCGCCGGACCGCGTCGACGTCAACGTGCATCCCACCAAGGCGGAAGTGCGGTTCCTGGAGGGGTCGCTCGTCCACCAGGTCCTGCGCCGCGCGCTCGGCGAAGCGCTGGGCACGCCGCGGGCACCGGAGCTGACGCTGTCGGCGGCGCCGTGGCGAGCCGACGAGCCGCGCGCGGCGGCGCTCCCGGAACTCTGGGCGCGCACGGCGAATCCCTCATCGCTGGTCCCTGATCCTGGATCCTTCATCCCGGATCCTGAATCGCGGATCACGGATCCCGGGATCCAGGATTCAGGATCCGTGATTAGGGATTCAGGATCAGCGATCAGGGATGAGGGATTCACCGTCCGGCCAATGATCCCGTTAGGCCAGTTCCGCGAAACGTTCATCATCGCCGTGGACGACGAGGGGGTGGCGATCATCGACCAGCACGTTGCGCACGAGCGCGTGCTGTTCGAGCAGCTGATGGAGCGGCTCACGTCGGGCCGTCTGGAGAGCCAGCGGATGCTGGCGCCGATCGTGGTGGACCTGCCGCCGGCGCAGCGCGAAGCGCTCAAGGGGCACGCCGCGCGGCTCGAACGGCTCGGACTCGAGATCGAGGAGTTCGGCGGCGACAGCGTCAGGCTGTCGGCGGTTCCGGCGCTGCTCGCGCCCGGCGAGTGCGAGGCGGCCGTCCGGGCGCTGGCCAACGACCTCGAGGGGCTGGGGGCCGGCAGCGGCGCCGACGAGGCGCTCCGGCGGATTGCCGCGACGATGGCGTGTCATGCGGCGGTGAAGGCGAATTACCCGCTGACGCTCGACAAGATGCGCTACATCCTGGACGAGCTGCGGCGCACCGCCTATTCGAGCGTTTGCCCGCACGGGCGGCCGGTCGTCTTGCGACTGACCCGCCGCGAGATTGAGAAGAACTTTCAGCGCATCTGA
- a CDS encoding serine protease, with protein MPRGLLPTLIFAFSAIIFFSLGNMIAARGATEAENEQLAQIAALRAEVGALKRQRLETQGTSGRIEPPGAPMDDAGRAALVADIKQQLKAEMGLLPVSLLRERRRSFVELYSYDMTGASNYGTAGYLGNGYFVTVKHGVVALGDQPPARRIASVKIMYQGRAIAAKVIDTGDAQVEVDPGDWAILKVKEPIDLPPLDVNLGYGFDFAESIFRLGNDYSKGIILSTGYVGQKTSNNLITCLTDGHPGVSGGGVLNADGQLVGIPIGRMQGDYRFSFILPLRAEMFRKVPALAADHVTQP; from the coding sequence ATGCCGCGAGGCCTGCTTCCGACTCTGATTTTTGCGTTTTCAGCCATCATCTTCTTCAGTCTCGGCAACATGATCGCCGCGCGCGGCGCGACGGAGGCGGAGAACGAGCAGCTCGCACAGATTGCGGCGCTTCGCGCCGAGGTCGGTGCGCTCAAGCGGCAGCGTCTCGAAACGCAGGGCACGTCCGGCCGCATCGAACCGCCCGGCGCCCCCATGGATGACGCCGGACGCGCGGCGCTGGTGGCCGACATCAAACAGCAATTGAAGGCCGAGATGGGTTTGCTGCCCGTCAGCCTCCTCCGCGAGCGCCGCCGCAGCTTCGTCGAGCTCTACTCCTACGACATGACCGGCGCGAGCAACTACGGCACGGCCGGGTACCTGGGGAACGGCTACTTCGTCACCGTCAAGCACGGCGTCGTCGCCCTCGGCGACCAGCCGCCGGCACGGCGGATCGCGTCGGTGAAGATCATGTATCAGGGCCGGGCGATTGCCGCGAAAGTGATCGACACCGGCGACGCGCAGGTCGAAGTGGATCCGGGCGACTGGGCCATCCTCAAGGTCAAGGAACCGATCGACCTCCCGCCGCTCGACGTGAACCTCGGCTACGGCTTCGATTTCGCCGAATCGATCTTCCGCCTCGGCAACGACTATTCCAAGGGCATCATCCTCTCGACCGGCTACGTCGGCCAGAAGACCTCCAACAACCTGATCACGTGCCTCACCGACGGCCACCCGGGTGTCTCGGGCGGCGGCGTGCTCAACGCGGACGGTCAGCTGGTCGGGATCCCGATCGGCCGGATGCAGGGGGACTATCGCTTCTCGTTCATCCTCCCGCTGCGCGCCGAGATGTTCCGGAAGGTCCCCGCGCTCGCGGCGGACCACGTCACGCAACCCTGA
- a CDS encoding PQQ-dependent sugar dehydrogenase, whose protein sequence is MPSAFRCVPAVLSAVLLFSSPLVSAPPTLGLEPYASGFTAPVAVVQDPADPLVQFVVEQRGRIRTVVAGVVQPADFLDLRGSVASAGERGLLGMAFPPDAAATRRFFVNYTDLNGHTVVARYTRSANPRIADPSSRAPLTWSTGLPYIEQPFANHNGGWLAFGPDGYLYVGMGDGGSANDPLNNGQNVSTLLGKMLRVDVSGDAPGGFRVPADNPFLQNAAYRPEIWAIGFRNPWRYTFDDPGRGGTGALVIGDVGQGRWEEIDYEPAGAGGRNYGWVLREGSEPTLGAPAFHPSFLPLTDPVHQYDHTVGASVTGGYVYRGLRMGALYGRYFFADFITGRVWSAQVTVNPASREGTFGDITDHTAALRATSPLGNVSSFGVDALGELFVVDYSRGAVLRIVQLDPRPAAPGNFRIIR, encoded by the coding sequence ATGCCATCCGCCTTCCGCTGTGTGCCGGCGGTGCTGTCGGCGGTGCTGCTGTTTTCCAGCCCGCTCGTCTCTGCGCCGCCCACGCTCGGCCTGGAACCGTATGCGAGCGGCTTCACGGCGCCGGTCGCCGTCGTCCAGGATCCGGCCGATCCGCTCGTCCAGTTCGTGGTGGAGCAGCGCGGCCGGATCAGGACGGTGGTCGCGGGCGTCGTCCAACCCGCGGACTTCCTCGATCTCCGCGGTTCGGTGGCCAGCGCCGGCGAGCGCGGGCTGCTCGGCATGGCGTTTCCCCCGGACGCCGCGGCGACCCGGCGGTTCTTCGTCAACTACACGGATCTGAACGGCCATACCGTGGTCGCGCGCTACACCCGATCGGCGAACCCGCGGATCGCGGACCCGTCGTCGCGGGCGCCGCTCACCTGGTCCACCGGCCTGCCTTACATCGAACAGCCGTTCGCGAATCACAACGGGGGATGGCTGGCGTTCGGGCCTGACGGGTATCTGTACGTCGGAATGGGAGACGGCGGCAGCGCCAACGATCCGCTGAACAACGGGCAGAACGTGTCGACGCTGCTCGGCAAGATGCTGCGCGTCGACGTGTCGGGCGACGCCCCCGGCGGATTCCGGGTGCCGGCCGACAATCCGTTCCTGCAGAATGCGGCGTATCGGCCAGAGATCTGGGCGATTGGCTTCCGCAATCCGTGGCGCTACACCTTCGACGATCCGGGGCGAGGCGGCACCGGCGCGCTCGTGATTGGTGACGTCGGTCAGGGGCGCTGGGAAGAGATCGACTACGAGCCGGCGGGCGCCGGCGGGCGCAATTATGGCTGGGTGCTGCGGGAAGGGTCCGAGCCGACGCTCGGCGCACCCGCGTTCCATCCGTCGTTTCTGCCGCTCACCGACCCCGTGCACCAGTACGATCACACCGTCGGGGCGTCGGTGACCGGCGGCTATGTCTACCGCGGGCTGCGCATGGGCGCGCTCTACGGCCGGTACTTCTTCGCCGACTTCATCACCGGCCGCGTCTGGTCGGCGCAGGTGACGGTGAATCCGGCGTCGCGCGAAGGCACGTTCGGCGACATCACCGATCACACCGCGGCGCTGCGCGCGACCTCTCCGCTCGGGAACGTGAGTTCCTTCGGCGTCGATGCCCTGGGAGAGCTGTTCGTCGTGGACTACAGCCGGGGCGCGGTGCTGCGCATCGTCCAGCTCGATCCGCGACCCGCCGCGCCCGGCAACTTCCGCATCATCCGCTGA
- a CDS encoding replication-associated recombination protein A: MDLFADDPPPAPDPGRPAVDASAPLAERMRPRTLDDIVGQEALLAPGRPLREAIERDRLRSIILWGPPGTGKTTLARVIANATRAHFIAFSAVLSGIKEIREVMAEAEQARRRSGSRTILFVDEIHRFNKAQQDAFLPRVESGDIVLIGATTENPSFEVNSALLSRSKVHVLKPLTRDAMLTILRRALDDAERGLGAQHLTATDDALTGIARYANGDARVALNMLEMAAAAAAAGKAIDAALVADLAQNRSLLYDKTGEEHYNLISALHKSMRNSDPDAAVYWLARMVESGEDALYIARRLVRFASEDIGNADPQALAIAVAAKDAVHFIGMPEGNTALAQAAIYMATAPKSNAVYRAYNEAAEAAAREVAEPVPLHLRNAPTRLMKSLDYGKDYRYAHDEAEGIAADMTCLPPAHEGRTFYEPTERGYEAEIRRRLAQWRRRR, from the coding sequence ATGGATCTCTTCGCCGACGACCCACCGCCCGCCCCCGACCCCGGCCGCCCCGCGGTCGATGCCTCCGCGCCGCTCGCCGAGCGGATGCGTCCGCGCACGCTCGACGACATCGTCGGCCAGGAGGCGCTGCTGGCGCCGGGCCGCCCGCTGCGCGAAGCGATCGAGCGCGATCGGCTGCGCTCGATCATCCTGTGGGGCCCGCCCGGGACCGGCAAGACGACGCTGGCGCGGGTGATTGCGAACGCGACGCGCGCGCACTTCATCGCGTTCAGCGCCGTGCTCTCCGGGATCAAGGAGATCCGCGAGGTGATGGCCGAGGCCGAGCAGGCGCGGCGGCGATCCGGCTCCCGCACCATCCTGTTCGTCGACGAGATCCACCGCTTCAACAAGGCGCAGCAGGATGCGTTTCTGCCGCGGGTCGAATCGGGAGACATCGTGTTGATCGGCGCGACGACGGAGAACCCGTCGTTCGAGGTGAATTCGGCGCTGCTGTCCCGCTCCAAGGTGCACGTCCTGAAGCCGCTGACGCGGGACGCGATGCTGACCATCCTGCGCCGCGCGCTCGACGACGCCGAGCGCGGGCTCGGCGCGCAGCACCTCACGGCGACCGACGACGCGCTGACCGGGATCGCGCGGTATGCGAACGGCGACGCCCGCGTCGCGCTGAACATGCTCGAGATGGCCGCCGCGGCCGCGGCCGCAGGCAAGGCGATCGATGCGGCGCTGGTGGCCGATCTCGCGCAGAACCGGTCGCTGCTCTACGACAAGACCGGTGAAGAGCACTACAACCTGATCTCGGCGCTGCACAAATCGATGCGCAACAGCGACCCGGACGCGGCGGTCTACTGGCTGGCGCGGATGGTGGAGTCGGGCGAGGATGCGCTCTACATCGCGCGGCGGCTGGTGAGGTTCGCGTCCGAGGACATCGGCAACGCCGATCCGCAGGCGCTGGCGATCGCGGTCGCGGCAAAGGACGCCGTGCATTTCATCGGCATGCCCGAGGGGAATACCGCGCTCGCGCAGGCGGCGATCTACATGGCGACCGCCCCCAAGAGCAACGCCGTGTACCGGGCGTACAACGAGGCGGCGGAGGCGGCGGCCCGCGAAGTCGCCGAGCCGGTGCCGCTGCACCTCCGCAACGCGCCCACGCGCCTGATGAAGTCGCTCGACTATGGCAAGGACTACAGGTACGCCCATGACGAGGCGGAAGGGATCGCGGCGGACATGACGTGTCTGCCGCCGGCGCACGAGGGGCGAACGTTCTACGAGCCGACCGAGCGCGGCTACGAAGCGGAGATCAGGCGCCGTCTGGCGCAGTGGCGGCGGCGCCGCTGA
- a CDS encoding RNA methyltransferase has translation MERISSRQNAVVKRFRDLARRARAAGAGGRGHAARGRPATDVLDVLLDGEHLVHEALACGVAVEIAAVAETGLAGGHGPLAAIARDVGRRGGRVLSVTDQVLAAMSPVQHPSGVVAIGRARPADLPAVFSNAAHVPLVVVAAGVQDPGNVGAIVRTAAAFGASGVIALDGSADPFGWKALRGAMGGTFRVPVTARAQLTGVIDAARGAGVHLVAAVPRGGTPLPALDLRRPVGIVLGAEGSGVDADTVRAVGQTVTIPMNAADRGAGPAQVESLNVAVAAAVILYEAMRQRRA, from the coding sequence ATGGAACGGATCAGCAGCCGCCAGAACGCGGTCGTGAAGCGATTCCGCGATCTGGCGCGCCGCGCGCGCGCGGCTGGCGCCGGGGGGCGCGGACACGCGGCGCGCGGCCGCCCGGCCACGGACGTGCTGGACGTGCTCCTCGACGGCGAGCACCTCGTACACGAGGCGCTGGCCTGCGGCGTCGCCGTCGAGATCGCCGCGGTCGCCGAGACGGGGCTTGCCGGCGGACACGGACCGCTCGCCGCCATCGCGCGTGATGTCGGCCGGCGCGGCGGCCGCGTCCTCTCGGTCACCGATCAGGTGCTCGCCGCGATGAGCCCGGTCCAGCATCCCTCCGGCGTCGTCGCGATCGGACGCGCGCGGCCGGCCGATCTGCCGGCGGTGTTCTCGAACGCCGCCCACGTTCCGCTCGTCGTCGTCGCCGCCGGCGTGCAGGACCCGGGCAACGTCGGCGCGATCGTGCGCACCGCCGCGGCCTTCGGCGCCTCCGGCGTGATCGCGCTCGACGGCAGCGCGGACCCGTTCGGATGGAAGGCGCTGCGCGGCGCGATGGGCGGCACGTTTCGGGTGCCGGTCACCGCGCGCGCGCAATTGACCGGCGTGATCGACGCGGCGCGCGGCGCGGGCGTCCACCTGGTCGCGGCCGTTCCGCGGGGCGGCACGCCGCTCCCGGCACTCGACCTGCGGCGTCCCGTCGGCATCGTGCTCGGCGCGGAAGGATCCGGCGTCGACGCCGATACGGTCCGCGCCGTCGGGCAGACCGTCACGATCCCCATGAACGCGGCGGATCGCGGTGCCGGCCCGGCACAGGTCGAATCACTCAACGTGGCGGTCGCCGCCGCCGTCATTCTCTACGAGGCCATGCGGCAGCGCCGCGCATGA
- the greA gene encoding transcription elongation factor GreA has product MKERILKKFEDEIAQLDRELKTELPREIKRARELGDLRENAEYQAAKERQRLVESRISLLQKRVSEIQLMNLDRIPRDKVGFGSTVTLEEDGQTIVYQLVMPEDASVEDGLISTASPIGRALLNKEEGDEVVVKTPNGTERRFEITKLVTIHD; this is encoded by the coding sequence GTGAAGGAACGGATCCTGAAGAAGTTCGAGGACGAGATCGCGCAGCTCGATCGGGAGCTGAAGACCGAGCTGCCGCGGGAGATCAAGCGCGCGCGGGAGCTCGGCGATCTGCGCGAGAATGCCGAGTATCAGGCGGCGAAGGAGCGGCAGCGCCTCGTCGAATCGCGCATCAGTCTGCTGCAGAAGCGCGTCAGCGAGATCCAGCTCATGAACCTCGACAGGATTCCGCGCGACAAGGTCGGGTTCGGATCGACGGTGACGCTCGAAGAAGACGGCCAGACGATCGTCTACCAGCTCGTGATGCCCGAAGACGCCAGCGTCGAGGACGGGCTCATCTCCACCGCGTCGCCGATCGGCCGCGCCCTGCTCAACAAGGAAGAGGGGGACGAAGTGGTGGTGAAGACCCCCAACGGCACGGAACGGCGGTTCGAGATCACCAAGCTGGTCACGATCCACGACTGA
- a CDS encoding patatin-like phospholipase family protein, with product MLTTDAPPGSPRSYSTRLRTAVVLTGTGTAGAYHAGVLRALHEAGVRIDLAAGRGIGALGAMFAAVDGGQRLWDREGLWKSAAIAQAYRWRLPLRIAAWAMAIAVALLAVPLGLSALGVVAGGIGVALWLINLTAASNAVTSFYARTLDTLFAPTALPTIIPRFVVFCLLVAVGALAAGLAVSAWRAPSRRRSAHGALWRLFGSPVSAGFLVDRASGELWNLIRGAAAIAAPPRKDLGRRYMELLVENLGQPGFRELLLVAHDMDARQDVLFALLADGHRQRFFGRAGDAGTRQAEAVDLAGVGREHVMDALAANLATPVATDPHLLRFPTEGAWRGETHRLCDRPGSLERLLEEVAVAGVEQVLVLSASPPPGKPHELSSARGDFRGRAAEQLASFEAADLRDALERSASRFAGLYVVRPAHNPVGPLDFGGVYDERSDRYYSLGELVDRGYEDAYHQFIEPVVAASGERIVTVQS from the coding sequence GTGCTCACCACCGACGCCCCGCCCGGCAGCCCCCGCTCGTATTCGACACGTCTCCGCACCGCCGTCGTTCTGACCGGCACCGGTACCGCCGGCGCGTATCACGCCGGCGTGCTGCGCGCGCTCCACGAAGCGGGGGTGCGCATCGATCTCGCCGCCGGCCGCGGCATCGGCGCGCTCGGCGCCATGTTCGCCGCCGTGGACGGCGGACAGCGGCTGTGGGATCGCGAGGGACTGTGGAAGAGCGCGGCGATCGCGCAGGCCTACCGATGGCGTCTGCCGCTGCGCATCGCCGCGTGGGCGATGGCGATCGCGGTGGCGCTCCTCGCGGTGCCGCTCGGGCTCTCCGCGCTCGGCGTCGTCGCCGGCGGGATCGGCGTCGCGCTCTGGCTGATCAACCTGACCGCCGCGTCGAACGCGGTGACGTCGTTCTACGCCCGCACCCTCGACACGCTGTTCGCGCCCACTGCGCTTCCGACGATCATTCCGCGCTTCGTCGTCTTCTGTCTGCTGGTCGCGGTCGGCGCGCTGGCCGCCGGGCTCGCGGTCAGCGCATGGCGGGCGCCGTCGCGGCGGCGCAGCGCGCACGGCGCGCTGTGGCGCCTGTTCGGATCGCCGGTGTCGGCGGGCTTCCTGGTCGACCGGGCGAGCGGCGAGTTGTGGAACCTGATTCGCGGCGCGGCGGCGATCGCCGCGCCGCCGCGCAAGGATCTCGGGCGGCGCTACATGGAGCTGCTGGTGGAGAACCTGGGGCAGCCCGGCTTCCGGGAACTGCTGCTCGTGGCGCACGACATGGACGCCCGCCAGGACGTGCTGTTCGCGCTGCTCGCCGACGGGCACCGGCAGCGGTTCTTCGGCCGCGCCGGCGACGCCGGCACGCGTCAGGCCGAGGCCGTCGATCTCGCCGGCGTGGGACGCGAACATGTCATGGATGCGCTGGCGGCGAACCTCGCCACCCCGGTGGCGACCGATCCGCATCTGCTGCGGTTTCCCACCGAGGGCGCATGGCGGGGAGAGACGCACCGGTTGTGCGATCGTCCCGGCTCGCTCGAACGCCTCCTCGAGGAGGTCGCGGTGGCCGGCGTCGAGCAGGTCCTGGTACTGTCGGCATCACCGCCTCCAGGGAAGCCGCACGAGCTCAGCTCCGCGCGCGGCGATTTCCGGGGACGCGCCGCCGAGCAGCTGGCGTCGTTCGAAGCCGCCGACCTGCGGGACGCGCTCGAGCGCTCGGCCTCGAGGTTCGCCGGACTCTACGTCGTACGGCCGGCGCACAATCCGGTGGGGCCGCTCGACTTCGGCGGCGTCTACGACGAGCGGTCGGATCGCTATTACAGCCTCGGTGAGCTGGTCGACCGCGGCTACGAGGATGCCTACCATCAGTTCATCGAGCCGGTGGTCGCCGCCAGCGGGGAACGGATTGTGACGGTCCAATCCTGA
- a CDS encoding aminotransferase class I/II-fold pyridoxal phosphate-dependent enzyme, with amino-acid sequence MRPATTIVQGSQGKDAHASPLTTPIYETTTFIFENAAEVRAYNEGRSEKFLYSRYGNPTVVAVEKTIAALEGAGTAMLLSSGQAATSTALVGLLEAGDEVVCSAAIYGGTLHLLADLLSRFGIQARFVTTDELATPERVISERTRVLWFESPINPTLRCVDVAAIAAACRRRGVVSIIDNTFASPLNQRPIALGVDIVMHSVTKYLNGHSDVTAGALAGPADLLAPIDKARRMLGGIADPQAAYAIGRGLKTLDVRMTRHNASGLAVARWLEKDPRVAAVYYPGLESHPDHALAKRQMSGFGGMVCVDVGGGLAGAERFFDRLKVFRRAASLGGVESLCSLPVLTSQWGHTEAQLAEAGITASMARLSIGLEDPQDLIDDLDQALGAS; translated from the coding sequence ATGCGACCAGCGACAACGATCGTGCAGGGGAGCCAGGGCAAGGACGCCCACGCCAGTCCGCTCACCACTCCCATCTACGAGACGACGACGTTCATCTTCGAGAACGCGGCGGAGGTGCGCGCGTACAACGAGGGACGGTCGGAGAAGTTCCTCTACTCGCGCTACGGCAACCCGACGGTCGTTGCGGTGGAGAAGACCATCGCCGCCCTCGAAGGCGCCGGGACCGCGATGCTGCTCTCGAGCGGCCAGGCCGCGACGTCCACCGCGCTGGTGGGGCTGCTCGAGGCCGGCGATGAAGTCGTCTGCAGCGCCGCGATCTACGGCGGGACGCTGCACCTGCTCGCCGATCTGCTCTCGCGCTTCGGCATCCAGGCGCGCTTCGTGACCACCGATGAACTGGCGACCCCCGAACGCGTCATCAGCGAACGGACCCGGGTCCTGTGGTTCGAGTCGCCGATCAACCCGACGCTGCGCTGCGTGGACGTCGCGGCGATCGCCGCTGCCTGCCGCAGGCGCGGCGTCGTGTCGATCATCGACAACACGTTCGCGAGTCCGCTCAATCAGCGGCCGATCGCGCTGGGCGTCGACATCGTGATGCACAGCGTGACGAAGTACCTGAACGGGCACAGCGACGTGACGGCCGGCGCGCTGGCGGGGCCGGCGGACCTGCTCGCGCCGATCGACAAGGCCCGCCGGATGCTCGGCGGCATCGCGGATCCGCAGGCGGCCTACGCCATCGGGCGCGGGCTGAAGACGCTCGACGTCCGCATGACCCGCCACAACGCCAGCGGCCTTGCCGTCGCCCGCTGGCTGGAGAAGGACCCGCGGGTCGCGGCGGTCTACTATCCCGGCCTCGAATCACATCCGGATCACGCGCTGGCGAAGCGGCAGATGTCCGGGTTCGGCGGCATGGTGTGCGTCGACGTGGGCGGCGGACTCGCCGGCGCGGAGCGGTTCTTCGATCGGCTCAAGGTCTTCAGACGCGCCGCCAGCCTGGGCGGCGTCGAAAGCCTCTGCAGCCTTCCGGTGCTCACGTCGCAGTGGGGCCACACCGAGGCGCAGCTCGCCGAAGCGGGCATCACCGCGAGCATGGCGCGCCTGTCGATCGGCCTGGAGGACCCGCAGGATCTGATCGACGATCTCGATCAGGCGCTCGGCGCCAGCTGA
- a CDS encoding DHH family phosphoesterase yields the protein MRVLAICQDELVIRSLDEVLQPSFEVDFLVESRPLARRLHDAGIEVAAGDPRRVDTYLKADITPTTCFIVEDNGKRSTKKILEALRDAGGTLIYVLHTGKRAAGLKMDGDGEITHLSVAELLRPTLVTELSRSMTRARVQQYQRYFADADRVLILLHNDPDPDALASGLALRNLLRRTKTTAIIGAVQGVTRPENLRMANMLDIHVEPVTPASFGAFDRIATVDVQPHYFGGMLDRADLVIDHHPEQPGYTAFFKDIRADYGSTSTILTEHLRAVDVNISERTATAMLYAIKSDTLFFARHTNRVDLEAFTFLYPLADAALIRKMEGAEITLERLDYVTRASQHGILREQVFTAFIGEAPREDFIPYTADFFLQLEDVKWTILAGVVGSTLIVSVRNLGYSRNAGEFVKRWFADIGSAGGHRAMAKAVVPMDRFRTKFGELDGAAITERLADLADQFLHEPATEKKLTAAR from the coding sequence TTGCGCGTTCTGGCCATTTGTCAGGATGAACTGGTCATCCGGTCGCTCGACGAAGTATTGCAGCCGAGCTTCGAGGTTGACTTCCTTGTCGAAAGCCGGCCCCTCGCGCGGCGTCTCCACGACGCCGGGATCGAGGTCGCGGCCGGCGATCCGAGGCGCGTCGATACCTACCTGAAAGCCGACATCACCCCCACCACCTGCTTCATCGTCGAAGACAACGGCAAGCGAAGTACCAAGAAAATCCTCGAGGCGCTGCGGGACGCCGGCGGCACCCTCATCTACGTGCTGCACACCGGCAAGCGCGCCGCGGGCCTGAAGATGGACGGCGACGGCGAGATCACGCACCTCAGCGTGGCCGAGCTGCTGCGGCCGACGCTGGTCACCGAGCTGAGCCGTTCGATGACGCGGGCGCGGGTGCAGCAGTACCAGCGCTACTTCGCGGATGCCGACCGGGTGCTGATTCTGCTGCACAACGACCCGGATCCCGATGCGCTCGCCAGCGGACTGGCGCTGCGCAACCTGCTGCGGCGGACGAAGACGACCGCGATCATCGGCGCGGTGCAGGGGGTCACGCGGCCCGAGAACCTGCGGATGGCGAACATGCTCGACATCCATGTCGAGCCGGTGACGCCGGCGTCGTTCGGCGCCTTCGATCGCATCGCCACGGTCGACGTGCAGCCGCATTATTTCGGCGGCATGCTGGATCGGGCGGATCTGGTCATCGACCACCATCCCGAGCAGCCCGGCTACACCGCGTTCTTCAAGGACATCCGCGCCGATTACGGCTCGACGTCGACGATTCTGACCGAGCACCTGCGGGCCGTCGACGTCAACATCTCCGAGCGCACCGCGACGGCGATGCTGTACGCGATCAAGTCCGACACGCTGTTCTTCGCGCGCCACACCAACCGCGTCGATCTCGAGGCGTTCACCTTCCTCTACCCGCTGGCCGACGCGGCGCTCATCCGGAAGATGGAGGGCGCTGAAATCACGCTCGAGCGCCTCGACTACGTCACCCGCGCCAGCCAGCACGGCATCCTGCGCGAGCAGGTGTTCACCGCGTTCATCGGCGAAGCGCCGCGCGAGGACTTCATCCCCTACACGGCCGACTTCTTCCTGCAGCTCGAAGACGTGAAATGGACGATCCTCGCCGGCGTCGTCGGCTCGACGTTGATCGTGAGCGTGCGCAACCTCGGCTACTCGCGCAACGCCGGCGAGTTCGTCAAGCGCTGGTTCGCCGACATCGGCTCCGCCGGCGGGCACCGGGCGATGGCGAAGGCGGTGGTCCCGATGGACCGCTTCCGGACGAAGTTCGGCGAGCTGGACGGCGCCGCGATCACCGAGCGCCTGGCCGACCTGGCCGACCAGTTCCTGCACGAGCCCGCCACCGAGAAGAAACTCACCGCTGCGCGCTGA